In Paenibacillus hexagrammi, the following are encoded in one genomic region:
- a CDS encoding GNAT family N-acetyltransferase gives MNLNMELKPTTLQGERVALIPMNASHIDGLAEAAHDPAIWGYMKPLLNRAEVEAFVRLALEEQQAGLSLPFSVYDKQTEQWIGSTRLHDYSASNRHLEIGHTWYHPSVWRTRVNTECKYLLLRHCFETLDLIRVQIKTDLRNVRSQEAIARLGAQREGILRQHRILHDGYIRDTVMFSILDSEWHSVRNRLEGFLNKNFDLAK, from the coding sequence ATGAACTTGAACATGGAATTGAAACCTACTACCTTGCAGGGCGAGCGTGTTGCCTTAATCCCAATGAACGCTTCCCATATCGATGGACTGGCTGAAGCCGCCCATGATCCGGCTATCTGGGGGTATATGAAACCGCTGCTAAATCGCGCGGAAGTCGAAGCTTTTGTCCGCCTAGCGTTAGAGGAGCAGCAAGCAGGGTTGTCGCTGCCCTTCAGTGTTTACGATAAACAAACAGAACAATGGATCGGCAGTACGAGGCTTCATGATTATTCCGCTTCCAACCGCCATTTGGAAATCGGGCATACGTGGTATCATCCAAGCGTTTGGCGGACGCGGGTCAATACGGAGTGCAAATATTTGCTGCTTCGCCACTGCTTCGAGACGCTGGACCTGATCCGTGTTCAAATTAAAACGGACCTCCGCAACGTCCGCTCCCAAGAGGCCATCGCCCGTCTCGGCGCTCAGCGGGAGGGCATTCTCCGCCAACATCGGATCCTTCATGACGGCTATATTCGGGATACAGTCATGTTTAGCATTCTGGATTCGGAATGGCATTCAGTGAGGAACCGGTTGGAGGGATTTTTGAACAAAAATTTTGATTTAGCGAAGTGA
- a CDS encoding aminotransferase class I/II-fold pyridoxal phosphate-dependent enzyme, which produces MNPLARQLNETLERENSHVHAMLSALGKSIYFPKEGILSQSAEAKAKAKTYNATIGIAIENGQPMHLKVIQDTLSTYAPKDLYEYAPPAGKPELRAAWRKKMLEENPDIQGKLIGNPIVTNALTHGLSIAADLFADQDDAVIIPDKNWENYELTFEIRRGARIVNYPLYNEQNRFNAAGLREALLAQKSKGKAIVVLNFPNNPTGYTPDAQEGREIAAAIKDAAEAGINVVALTDDAYFGLFFEDSLHESLFGQLAELHPRVLAVKIDGATKEEYVWGFRVGFITYAGNSEAMLSALEQKTMGIIRATISSGPHPSQTFVLHALNSPEFKQQKQEKFDIMKGRANRTKALLDSGKFNDAWDYYPFNSGYFMCLKLKTVDAESLRVHLLDKYGVGTIALGETDLRVAFSCIDESQIDELFGLIYQSVKDIETVAAK; this is translated from the coding sequence ATGAATCCTCTGGCACGACAGTTAAACGAGACCTTGGAACGTGAAAATTCTCACGTGCACGCCATGCTTTCCGCATTGGGCAAATCGATTTATTTCCCTAAGGAAGGCATTCTCAGTCAATCTGCTGAAGCAAAAGCAAAAGCCAAGACATACAACGCCACGATCGGTATCGCTATCGAGAATGGACAGCCGATGCATCTGAAAGTCATCCAAGACACTCTCTCCACTTACGCGCCAAAAGATCTGTACGAATATGCGCCTCCTGCGGGCAAGCCGGAACTTCGCGCTGCATGGCGCAAGAAAATGCTGGAAGAAAACCCTGATATCCAAGGCAAACTGATCGGTAATCCGATTGTCACCAACGCATTGACGCACGGTCTCAGCATCGCTGCCGATTTGTTCGCTGATCAAGACGATGCCGTCATTATTCCTGATAAAAACTGGGAAAATTACGAGCTGACATTTGAAATTCGCCGCGGTGCGCGAATCGTCAACTATCCGCTCTATAACGAGCAGAACCGCTTTAATGCCGCAGGTCTTCGCGAGGCACTCCTTGCGCAAAAGTCAAAAGGCAAAGCGATTGTCGTTCTGAACTTCCCTAACAATCCGACCGGCTATACGCCTGATGCCCAGGAAGGCAGAGAAATCGCCGCGGCCATTAAAGATGCAGCGGAAGCCGGCATCAACGTGGTAGCTTTGACGGACGATGCTTATTTCGGTCTTTTCTTCGAGGACTCCCTTCATGAATCTCTGTTCGGACAGCTTGCCGAGCTGCACCCTCGTGTGCTCGCGGTCAAAATTGACGGAGCCACCAAGGAAGAGTACGTGTGGGGCTTCCGGGTAGGTTTCATTACTTATGCGGGTAACAGCGAGGCAATGCTGAGTGCTTTGGAGCAAAAAACGATGGGCATTATCCGCGCCACCATCTCCAGCGGCCCGCACCCGTCGCAAACCTTCGTCTTGCACGCTTTGAACTCACCGGAGTTCAAGCAGCAAAAGCAGGAGAAGTTCGATATTATGAAAGGCCGCGCCAACCGCACCAAGGCGCTGCTCGACAGCGGCAAATTCAACGACGCCTGGGATTACTACCCGTTCAACTCCGGCTACTTCATGTGCCTGAAGCTGAAAACCGTTGACGCCGAGTCGCTGCGTGTACACCTTCTCGACAAATATGGCGTCGGTACGATCGCCTTGGGCGAAACCGATCTTCGTGTTGCCTTCTCGTGTATTGATGAATCGCAAATTGATGAGCTCTTCGGCCTGATTTATCAAAGCGTGAAAGATATAGAAACGGTTGCGGCCAAGTAA
- a CDS encoding helix-turn-helix domain-containing protein — translation MAIKGQTFRHYPESIKTEAIRLHEVEGWSYREITEHLGIYDKGRVKKWMSKYRECGEESFKDKRGGPFRAETEQERLIRQLQLEVDVLKKWLQFLSREVHKINTTS, via the coding sequence ATGGCGATCAAAGGACAAACGTTTAGACATTATCCAGAATCCATCAAGACAGAGGCTATTCGTTTACATGAGGTGGAGGGTTGGAGCTACCGAGAAATCACAGAACATTTGGGGATATATGATAAGGGACGGGTCAAGAAGTGGATGAGTAAATACCGTGAGTGCGGCGAAGAAAGTTTTAAGGACAAGCGTGGAGGCCCCTTTCGAGCAGAGACAGAGCAAGAGCGACTAATTCGACAGTTGCAATTAGAGGTAGATGTGCTAAAAAAGTGGTTACAATTCTTGAGTCGGGAGGTGCACAAGATAAATACTACGTCATAG